One window of Chryseobacterium indologenes genomic DNA carries:
- a CDS encoding bacteriocin-like protein has protein sequence MKNSKKISRDQLKNINGGALSCSEACCPPPGIKRCPWVICIAPCEILS, from the coding sequence ATGAAAAATTCTAAAAAAATTTCAAGAGATCAGTTGAAGAATATTAATGGCGGAGCATTGAGCTGCTCTGAAGCCTGCTGTCCACCTCCGGGAATCAAAAGATGTCCGTGGGTGATTTGTATTGCACCATGTGAAATATTAAGTTAG
- a CDS encoding bacteriocin-like protein translates to MKNLKKIERQELKTIKGGIDCRGGQLCLIGGKWQCMPYDGCGGGNQP, encoded by the coding sequence ATGAAAAATTTAAAGAAAATCGAAAGACAGGAATTGAAAACAATTAAGGGTGGCATTGACTGCAGAGGCGGACAGCTTTGTTTAATCGGCGGAAAATGGCAATGTATGCCATATGACGGATGCGGTGGTGGAAACCAGCCTTAA
- a CDS encoding alpha/beta fold hydrolase: MKSLFKFSILLKSLLILTVIIITSQVYGQKVKPSESGYAPVNGIKVYYEVYGKGKPIVLLHGAFMTIDMNWGELIPELSKNRKVIALELQGHGHTPFSERKLSHAILASDVTKVMDYLKIDKADVAGYSFGGEVAYQLAIQSPERLNKLVIISSTYKTNGWLPEVNKALEGMKPELFTNSPMHTAYNAVAPDKTKWIKFLEQMIASAGQPFDLGDDKIAKISAPVLIIAGDNDGLDKTELSKTYKLLGGDVFADMGPMPKSQLAVAPGQTHVSLMMQTAMILNYLNGFLK, encoded by the coding sequence ATGAAAAGTCTATTCAAATTCTCTATCCTATTGAAATCATTACTGATTTTAACTGTTATCATTATCACGTCCCAGGTATATGGACAAAAAGTGAAACCTTCTGAAAGTGGTTATGCACCTGTTAATGGCATTAAAGTTTATTACGAGGTCTATGGCAAAGGAAAGCCCATTGTATTGTTGCATGGTGCCTTCATGACGATTGATATGAATTGGGGTGAGCTGATCCCTGAATTGTCTAAAAACAGAAAAGTAATAGCGCTTGAACTACAAGGACACGGACATACTCCGTTTTCGGAAAGAAAATTATCTCATGCTATTTTGGCGAGCGATGTTACAAAGGTAATGGACTATCTGAAAATTGATAAGGCAGATGTGGCAGGGTACAGTTTTGGAGGAGAAGTAGCTTATCAGTTGGCAATACAAAGCCCGGAAAGACTGAACAAACTGGTGATTATTTCATCAACCTATAAAACGAACGGCTGGCTGCCTGAAGTAAATAAAGCATTGGAAGGGATGAAGCCCGAACTCTTTACAAACAGCCCTATGCATACTGCCTACAACGCCGTAGCACCTGATAAAACAAAATGGATAAAGTTTCTGGAGCAGATGATCGCTTCTGCCGGACAGCCATTTGATCTGGGTGACGATAAGATTGCTAAAATTTCAGCACCAGTTTTAATTATAGCGGGTGATAATGATGGACTGGATAAAACTGAGTTATCAAAAACTTATAAATTATTAGGAGGTGATGTTTTTGCGGATATGGGCCCAATGCCAAAATCTCAATTGGCCGTTGCTCCCGGGCAAACCCACGTCAGCCTGATGATGCAGACCGCAATGATTCTGAATTATCTGAATGGTTTTCTGAAATAA
- a CDS encoding dihydrofolate reductase family protein has translation MRKITVLSMITMDGVIQAPGGPEEDTSGNFQYGGWTVSYGDELFGEIMQEEMNQTDYLLGRKTFDIFSSYWPQHAEFWPGINEGNKYVLSQTIENSDWKNTFFLKNLDDIRKLKQSEGADIQIWGSSELVHLLLKHDLVDELRLKIYPLILGGGKKLFDDNSVPAAFALTESHITSKGVIIANYKCSGEIVTGNVEL, from the coding sequence ATGAGAAAAATAACTGTCTTATCAATGATTACAATGGATGGTGTCATACAGGCACCCGGCGGCCCTGAAGAAGATACATCCGGAAACTTTCAATATGGCGGATGGACTGTATCTTATGGTGATGAACTTTTCGGTGAAATCATGCAGGAAGAAATGAATCAGACTGATTACCTTCTGGGAAGAAAAACATTCGATATTTTTTCATCTTACTGGCCTCAGCATGCTGAATTCTGGCCGGGAATCAACGAAGGAAATAAATATGTGCTTTCTCAAACTATCGAAAACTCAGATTGGAAGAATACTTTTTTTCTCAAAAATCTGGATGACATCCGAAAACTTAAACAATCGGAAGGTGCTGATATTCAGATTTGGGGCAGCAGCGAACTTGTGCATCTGCTTTTGAAACATGATCTTGTAGATGAACTTCGCCTAAAAATTTATCCGTTGATTCTTGGTGGAGGAAAAAAGCTGTTTGATGATAATTCGGTTCCGGCTGCTTTTGCTCTGACGGAAAGCCATATAACATCAAAAGGAGTTATTATAGCCAATTACAAATGTTCCGGTGAGATTGTGACAGGCAATGTTGAACTGTAA
- a CDS encoding VOC family protein: MNTKFEAGINIAIKIPKNKYEKTVAFYRDILKLNVEEKPINNPTVSKTHEVKFGNNIIWLDCVDNYTHSETWLQLTVPDVEEAIEYLRSNGVETCDEIEELPDNMHWITDPAGTVFNLQQT, from the coding sequence ATGAATACGAAATTTGAAGCCGGAATAAATATTGCCATAAAAATTCCAAAAAATAAATATGAAAAAACGGTTGCCTTTTATAGAGACATCCTAAAGTTAAATGTTGAAGAAAAACCGATTAATAATCCAACTGTTTCCAAAACCCATGAGGTGAAATTCGGGAATAATATCATCTGGCTGGACTGTGTAGATAATTATACCCATTCCGAAACCTGGTTGCAGCTTACAGTTCCTGATGTAGAAGAGGCTATAGAATACCTTCGATCAAACGGAGTAGAAACCTGTGACGAAATTGAAGAGCTTCCTGATAATATGCACTGGATTACAGACCCTGCTGGTACAGTATTTAATTTACAGCAAACATAA
- a CDS encoding helix-turn-helix domain-containing protein yields the protein MNNPDYKKIFKDIIQYQYPHKAKACESILNKESLTGIDVITLNNLIFESRCQEPAVFNQKHHFYDKQSIMQILEYQKKHNLNNTQVAQKYKLSRNTVAKWKKLSLNQNN from the coding sequence ATGAATAATCCGGATTACAAGAAGATATTTAAAGATATCATTCAATATCAATATCCCCACAAAGCAAAGGCTTGTGAAAGTATTTTGAATAAGGAAAGCTTAACAGGAATAGATGTCATTACTCTTAATAACCTCATTTTTGAATCACGCTGCCAAGAACCTGCTGTATTTAACCAAAAACATCACTTTTATGATAAGCAATCAATAATGCAGATATTGGAGTATCAAAAAAAACACAATCTCAATAATACTCAAGTTGCCCAAAAATATAAACTCAGCAGAAATACTGTTGCCAAATGGAAAAAGCTTAGCCTGAATCAGAATAATTAA